GAGCTTTCGGGCGGTACCTCCTTCAAAAAGGTAGAAGTCGTCATCTTTTCTCGTTCCTGTTTGTTTATGGTCTGCTATTATTCTTGGAAAATCCATCGACCAACCGAGTCCGAGGATACCTGTGGGTGCGTCCCGGTTCCATGTTTCTGTCTGTCTGGATACGTCCGCAGAATTATAGGAGATGGTCACCGAGGGACTAATGCCGTTCATACCCGGTAACGATACAAGGTTGACAGGGAAGGCAACTTCTCCTGTAAACAGGTTAACCGAGCTTATGGCACTGCCTGAAATATCTGACCCCAGATTAAAGCCTGCTTCTGGTGCCTGAGTGGGAGCATCGCCCTGGCCAAAGCCGGAAATAAAGGATGAAATAATAACGAGTAGCGTGCTGATTAGAAGTTTTTGAGACGTCATGGTTAATTAAATGTTGAAGTAAGATTACTTTTGGAAATAGCGAAAGTAGATATAAATATTATAAATTAAATAAATAAAGTCATATTGATTATTGACTTAATCCATAAGAATTAGATTATCAAGGAGTTGTGTATATCTTGCAAGTATGTTTTGATATTGGGAACTATCCGGTGGTATTTCTTTAAGCTGGCCGGAGCTGAACCGAAAGAAAAGCTTAAGAGAGAAACTTGAGGGTTTAATAGTTCTGTATTCCATGTCTATCAATACCACTTTGTTTTTAGCATTGATAAAGTAGTTTCCCTTGAGCCGGTGCGTGTAATCAAAGATTTTCATTGTTCAATTTACCGGCATATTCACTGGGTCTTTAATTAACAGATATTGCAGGATATTACGGAAAACCCTCAAGAAGAAATGTGCTCATATTTTTCCCTATTTACTAATTAAAACAATTATTAACCTGATATAAAATACTTTAAAGGGGTAAACATGAAAAATGTTTTATAAATAGTTAAAAAAATAATTAAAACTTACACAAAAAATACATCGCGTGATATGTAGTGTCAGATATAGTTAAGAGGTGAACATAAAATCTGAAAATTTAATTAGAACCCGTTGTTTTGAAAAGCTGACCCTATTGAAACTTCAATAGAAAGCACTGCATTGATACAATCACTATGCCATTAACATAAAAACTAAAAAAGGCGGTTTAATTAGATTTCAACCGCCTTCCTTTCATCCGATATAATATTACCCAAAAATCACGCTTGCCGCATCATCCATTACCTCCTGTTCAAACTCAGAAAAGTATGCCTCCGTTGTTGCATAATCCGTATGCCCAAGCATATCACCGATTACTGCTTTGGACACTCCTTTGTTTTTGCCGGCCATTGCGAAGGTATGCCTTATTACATAACTGGAAAGTCGGATAGGGAGGTCAGCTGCGTTGCCTATTTTTGCCAGTAATTGGTTGAAGGATGAAAGCCTGGTGGCGTATTTCTTGTGTATTACTTCACCATCAGGGTCTTCAATAACATCTTCAAGTACGGGAAATATAAGGTTGCCAGGCCTTTTTTCTTTCAGGTAATAATCGAGTATAGCTTGTGCTTCCGGCGGAATACTGAAATTAAATTCCTTAACGTTGGCCCCTCGTTTTGTTTTTCTTCTTTTATATCTCAACCGTCCTTCTGCAATACAATCTCGGGTTAGATGGGCAAGGTCTGCAAAATTCATTCCTCTTAAATAGAACATGAACAGCATGTAATTTCGGGCATGCCATACCTTTGTATCCGGTGGGTAAGATAATTCCTTAATAATTTGTATATAATCGTCTTTTACCGCTCGTTTGTTTGACTCACCTTTTTTTATACTGTAGCCTAATTGTCCAAACGGATAATGTTCTCGGCCAACTTCCGTGCTTCTATCTTTGATAGCAAGATTATAGATCCTCCTTATATAGCGTAGTATTATAGATATGGTACTGGTTTGTAAATTTCTGTTTTTGCAAACAGCGTCAAATCCATATATGAACATTTCATCTATTTCAGTGATGAGCAACCTATTATTTCCGTGATACTTTAAAACTTCATCAACGCTGTATTTACACATTCGTGCCGAAGAATATTGTTTGGATTGCCTATACATCTGCTCTATTTTTTTTCCATAGGCAAAAAGAGTGGTTCTTCCCACCATGGCAGGTTCAGATGATTTAGTCTCTGCTTCATCTGAAATAGCTTTTGCGATTGCATCCGCAACATTATATACCGTCATATCTTTCAGGTGAAAGCTGTATCTGGTGAGTACATCTTCGGCAATAGAGAGCTTGTTATATAACTGCCTGTTTGCCCGTGTGGAATTTTCATAGGAACTTTTAACCTTATTGTTTTTAAAGTCCCATTCGGACTCCAGATGCTTTAAACCTGTGGATATTCTTTTGGGTACTCCTTTGTGGGTAAGACGGATAACCACAGGGAAAATTTTTGACTTTTTATTTCGGTTGTCCAGTCGTAATGCAAGTGTTGCCATAGATTCAAAATTTTGTTGTTAGATTTATGAATAAGTATAGGCTACACTTGTCAAAATTGTTGCCAAGTTTTTGCCAAGTTTTTAAGATTCTAATGGTTTGAAAGGGAATGCCAGAATGGCAAAACTGTATTTAAGTGTTGATTAAGGTACTTTTTGGTTGGTTAAGGGGGAGGACTTCATTGATCGGTAATCGGTGAGTTTTCACTGGTTGCCGATTTTTTTTGATATGGGATTATTGCGTGAGGAAACGGTGAACAGTAATCGGTAAATGGTAACCAGATCGGAAGTGTGTTAGATTATTGGAAGGGATTATAGGGGTGTTTTGATGTTAAATAGTCACGGTAAACTATTTGAACAGTAAACAATTTTAATTTAATCAGGTCAACTCTTATCAGGGAAGTGCAGTGTTCAAGTTACCAATTACTCCTTACCGGTCACCGATAACTTAGCCAGCGTACATACCCTCAACCTCTCAACAATTCCCAAAATTACTTATCTTCAAGGGTGGTTTTGAGAGAGTTGTAATGCAGATAGCCAGATTTTTATTATTTTTTTTACTGATATTCCCTGCGAGTTTAGCAGTTACCGGGCAAATTATTGCCCTGGACCCCGAAGTAGATGAACAGATCATCCCTATCAATCAGCTTCAGATTTATGAAGACCCACTGAATAATGTTGATTTTGACCAGGTAAGAAGGAACCCACGCCTTTTTTATATGAAGCCTGACTTTACTCCCAAAGATTATAATACGGCTTCGGCTTATTGGGTAAAGTTAACACTGAAAATTCCTGAACACCACAATGAGCACTGGCTGCTGGAGTTTTACGATCAGTCCATCGACCATGTGGAGGCGTACATCCCTCAGCCTAACGGAGGTTTCAAAAAACTGGTCATGGGAGACATGTACGACTTCGATCAAAAGCCTTTTCAGCATAAAAACTTTGAAATACCCTTAAACTCCAACCTGAGTGGCCTGCAAACTTTCTACTTTCAGATAAGGTCCCATGCCTATGCTGATATCCGGATTGCGGTACGTACTATTGATCGTTTTATATACTATGCACTCAATGAGTATTTTCTTTATGGCATCTTCTATGGCATGATCCTGATCATCAGCTTGTACAACCTACTGATCTTTTCAGCCATCAGAGAGGTGAAATACCTGTATTATACTTTCTATATTTTGAGCGTAGGCGTCTATGCCATGTGTGTGGACGGCATAGCTTATCAGTATTTGTGGCCTGGTTGGCCTGCGTGGAACCAGATAGCCTATGGTGCAGCACTTTTTTCGTTGATATTTTGGGCAGTTATCTTTGGTCAGCGTTTCCTGAATACAAAAAGAAGGGCACGAAAGCTTCACCGCATCATCAATGTAGTACTGATTATGAGGTCAGTGCTATTTGCGTACGCCCTTGTTTTTGACCAGACTTTATTCGAATGGCGAAATATTGAGATCATCCCGCTGTCCCTGATATTTTACGCCGGTATACATGTACTGATCAGAGGTTACAAGCCAGCACGTTTCTTCGTTATGGCCTATGGCATACTCTTCCTGGGCTTTCTGTTCAAGGCTTTGTTGAACCTTTCCATTGTTCCTTTCGGGATCATTTCCTACTACAGCCTGCATATCGGCTTCCTACTTGAGATGCTGTTCCTTACCTTCGCCCTGAGTGACAGGGTGAGGATATTGAAGGACAATCGTGACCGTGCGCTGAAAAGGATTATCATTCAGCATCAGGAAAACGTTAAGCTCAAAGATAAGGTCAACAGAGAGCTGGAAGACCTCGTGGCCAGGCGCACCACCCAGTTGCAGGAGAAGAACCTGCAGTTGGAGGAGGCCAACAATAAAATGATCGAACAGGCCAAGGAGATCAACAAGATCAATTCGATGCTTGACCTGGATAACTGGAAACTCAAAAACAACATCAAAGAGATACTGCAAGACCGCCTGGTGAACAAGAACCTGACGCTGGAGCAATTCAACAAAATATTTCCGGACCCCATCAGTTGTTTTAAGTTTCTGGAAAGGCTGAAGTGGTCGGAAGGCTATGAATGCAGCAAATGCGGAAACAACAAATATTCGCCCGGGCATACCAAATTTTCACGCAGATGCTCCAAATGCGGGTACGATGAATCGGTAACGAGCAACACCGTTTTCCACCGCATCAAGTTTCCGATCGAAAAAGCTTTCTACATTTTATACATTACCAATAACCGTCAAAACTCCTATACGCTTGACGAGCTTTCGGAGATCCTGGACTTGCGCCGGAATACGATCTGGAACTTTAAAAAGAAAATAGAAAGTGTATATGATACGGCTGAAAATGAGGGTAAAAGTGTCCTGATCCATGACCTGTTTTCTGCTCACCTGGGAGACTGACAATCAGCTTCAAAAAGCCTATGCCAAAGGAAATAGAAGTTAAATCGATACTGAATAAAACCAAAAAGCGTGACAGTTGGTTTCTCGACGATTATACAGTGAACCTGTATAGCAGTTGCTCATTCAACTGCCTGTACTGCTATATCAGGGGTAGCAAGTACGGCACCAATCTTGAACAAAGCCTTTCTGTAAAAACCAATGCCATTGAAGTGTTGGACAAGCAGTTATTCAACAGGGCAAAGAAAGGCCAATATGGCTATATTGTACTTTCCTCGGCTACTGATCCTTATCTTCAGGTGGAGAAGAAGTATGAACTCACCCTGCAAGCTCTTGAGGTAATCTCCAGGCACCGATTCCCTGTACATATCATTACCAAATCAGACCTGGTGGTGCGTGACTTCGACTTGCTGCACAAGATAGACCAAAATGCCATACTTCCTCATGATCTGCAATCATCTCCCGGACGAGGAACCCTTATATCATTTTCATTCTCAACATTGGATGAAAAAGTGGCCGGTATATTTGAAAAAGGTGCTACCAAGCCGTCCAAACGACTGAAAGCACTCGAAAAAGCAATAAGGGAGGGTTTTCATACCGGAGTAAGCCTCATGCCTTTGCTTCCCTTCATTTCGGATACCACAGAAAACCTGACATTGTTTTTCTCTACATTTAAAGCTTTAAACGTTAGCTATATACTTCCGGCTACACTGACTTTGTTTGGCAATGGCTCCGCCGATAGCAAAACCCTGGTGATGAAAGCTATCAGAGCACATTTTCCGGAGCTTGAAGAGAGGTATATCCGCTTTTTTCAAGAGGGTTATCAGATGCCTGCTTATTATCAAAAAGCCTTCGCAGAAAAGATGAAAGAGCTTTGCGATGAATACAAAATACCTGGCAGCATTACAGCTCCAGGCAAACCTTACTAACTTTTTCGGTGCTTTAAACTATGACGAAATGATCTGCAAGACCAACTCTTTCGTTAATGGGCGTCCGTTGGCTTTTGACTTTATATCAGCAAAGGAGTACCTGAAATCGCAACCGGCTTTCCATTGGCTACAGCCATAGGCAGTTTTCCCTTTTATCAAAGTGCCCTTACCGCACCGAGGGCATGCAGGCATACCATTATTGGCTGGTTTTGGTGCCTTCGGCCTGGTTTTATTCTCCAATTCCAGCTCAAAGGTTTCTGTCAGCTTCACCACTCCCTCTACTTTTTCACCATTGAGCACAAAACCCTTGAGTTTGGTGGTCGCCTTTTTGTCAAGCAGCCTTTGTACCTGCTTGTCAGTGAACTTTTTGCTCATAAATGTGAAAGGCACCCGCATATTGCATCCGGCTTTCCATTCACTGCATCCATAGCTGCTCTTGCCTTTAAGCATATTCCCGGAGGAGCATTTTGGGCATTTCATTCCCTTCGAGGTGTTCTTTTTGGTAGCTTTTTTATTGGCGCCAGCTTTAGGAGCGGCTACTATAGGCTTACCTGCTTCCTGGCGCACTTCCGATACCAGGTCATCTACCATCTTCTTCATGTTGGCTATAAACTGCCCAGCACCAAACTCGCCCTGTTCTATCTCTTTCAACTTCTTTTCCCAATGCCCCGTAAGCTCGGCCGACTTTAACTGTTTATTTCGTATGGTGTTGATAAGCTGTATACCCATCTCCGTAGGCAACACTTGCTTTTTCCTTCTTTGAGTATATTTTCTTTTAAAAAGGGTCTCTATAATGCTTGCTCTTGTAGACGGCCTTCCAATACCGTTGGCCTTCATCAGGTCGCGCAGTTCTTCATCATCTACCTGCTTTCCGGCAGTTTCCATAGCCCGAAGCAGCGAAGCTTCTGTGTAATTTTTAGGAGGTTTGGTAGTTTTTTCAACAAATGAAGGTTCGTGGGGGCCACTTTCCCCTTTTTCGAATGAAGGAAGAATCCCCTCGTCATCCTCATTATTTTCATCATCGTCATCCGAAGAGCTTTTCTTATTCTCTTTCGGGAACAGCGCACGCCATCCTTCGTCCAGTATCTCCTTACCGCGGGCTACAAATTTGACCCCTTCCACCTCTGCATTCACCTCTGTTTTGGCTACTTTACAATCAGGGTAGAATACAGCGATGAAGCGTCTGGTAATTATGTCATATACCTTTTGTTCATCAGGGCTCAACGGCTTCTGCTCCCCTGTAGGGATGATCGCATGGTGATCCGTTACCTTATTATCATTAAATACCTTGGTTGACTTCCTGATCTTTTTGCCGAGGATAGGTGCAGTGTAATTGGCGTAATCTGACAGCCCCTGAAGTATGCCGGGTATTTTAGGGTACATATCATTGGGTAGAAATGTAGTATCTACCCTGGGGTATGTCACTACCTTTTTCTCATAAAGGCCCTGAATCAACTTTAAAGTTATCTCGGCAGTAAAACCAAATTTATTGTTGCAATAAACCTGCAAACCGGTAAGGTCAAACAGCTTAGGGGCATACTCTTTCCCGTCTTTTTTCTCAACTCCGGTTATAACAAGATCTTTACCCGTTACCTTGTTGAGAAGTTCTTCCCCTTCCTCTTTGGAAAAGAATTTACCCGTGGTATTGTTAAATTTGGTTTCCCTGTAAATGGTTTGCAGCTCCCAGTAAGGTTGAGGCACAAAGTTTTCTATTTCATAGTGCCGGTTCACTAACATGGCCAAAGTAGGCGTTTGTACGCGTCCGATGGATAGTACCTGCTTAAAGCCACCGTATTTAAGTGTATAGAGCCGGGTGGCATTCATACCAAGCAGCCAGTCGCCAATAGCCCGTGAGCTTCCCGCATAGAAGAGGTTATCAAATTCCTGTGCTGGTTTCAGTTTTTCAAATCCAGCCTTAATAGCTTCGGTGGTAAGTGACGATATCCAGAGGCGCTGAACCTCTCCTTCATATTTGGCTTCTTTGATTACCCACCGCTGTATCAACTCTCCTTCCTGGCCGGCATCACCACAGTTGATGACTACAGAGGCTTTTTGCAGCAGGCTTTTAATTACGTTGAATTGCTTTTTAACGCCGCCGTCCTTCATAAGCTTGGTTTCAAAACGCTCCGGCAGCATAGGCAGCGTGTTCAAATCCCACCGCTTCCAGTGCGGCTGGTAATCTTCCGGGGCATACAGCGTGCAAAAGTGCCCGAAAGTCCACGTAACCTGATAGCCATTGCCTTCAAAGTATCCTTCTTTACGAGCGTTAGCTCCTATTACCTGCGCTATTTCCCTGGCTACACTTGGTTTCTCGGCAATACAGACCTTCATATTTTAGTATTGAGATTTTAGTATTGAGCATTGAAGCTAAGGCCACTAAGCCTTAATTATTTATTGACACTCCTGTGCTCAATACTCACTGGCAAATCAACTGGCGAAAATACAAAATCTATTTTACAGCGGAAGGGTTTGTGGGGTTAGTTAGTGGACAGGATAACCTGTGATAAGTTGGTAATCGGCAAAAGCAGTTTGCAAAAGTTGTCGGTTTGGAAAGTAAACGGTAATCAGAGAAGGTCAACGGGTTGAATAGTAAGCAGTAAGGTGCTTCCAGCCCTGAAAAAAGGCGAAATCAATTAGCAAAAGGTGAAGCCTTTTGGAAAGTCATAGAGTAAAGCCCCATAAGGGTGGAATGTCATTCATTTATGGAAATATCTTCTGTTCACATGGTTGAGTAAGTACCTTCTAAACCCTTGCATTTTGCATTCCTTAAAAAAATTCCGAATGATACTGTAAGATAGTTCTCTTCACCTGTTTCAATAACAAGCCATAAAACCAAGGCTAACCGAAAGTAAGACTTATAAAAAATCAACCAGGCTGAATGGATGAACCGTTTGGGCCAAAACCAAAAAAATGAAGGACAATTTATCGAGCAGTAGCACACCAGGAAATCGCCTGGCTGGTAATAAAAGTAGTTTAGACAATGACATGGGAAGCAAAAACAGTCTCAACCGGTCGAGCTTAGATCAGGCCGGTTTACCTGTCCAAAGGCAGGCGGTCAGCAAGAATAATAATACAGGCTTGCCTGATAATCTTAAATCAGGGATTGAGAACCTTTCCGGTCACTCTATGGATGATGTCAAAGTGCACTACAACTCTGATAAGCCTGCCCAATTGCAGGCACATGCTTATGCACAGGGTACGGATATACATCTGGCATCAGGACAAGAGCAGCATTTGCCACACGAAGCCTGGCATGTGGTACAGCAAAAACAGGGTCGCGTGCAAGCTACTACCCAGCTAAAAGGTGTAAGTATCAATAATAATGCAGGGCTGGAAAAGGAGGCAGACGTTATGGGGGCCAAAGCCCTTGATACCGAAAGTGCTGTAGGGGGAAAATCAGTTCAAAAGGGTAGAATGGCCAGTTCAACATCTCCAGTGCAAAGAATTACCAAAGACGAGTTTGACCAGCAGGTAACAGACCAGGACCTTTTTGATAAATCGGGATCCTTCTACAAGGATGTAAACAATAATGATATCGATAAGGGCAAAGCCTGGGCCATTATTAAAAAACATGCAGGGAAGAACTTAAAACAACTGAATAAAGACCAGGCCATAGATATTATCCATCACCTGCATAGAGATCAGGTTTCGAGGGATAAAAAAGGTAAGATGCACCAAAACACACATGATATGGATCAGCTATATGACAGGGCGGAGCTGGTGCACCAGCACTTTGAAAAAGAAATTAAAAAGCTGGGAAAGCGGTATGGAGCCATAGAAGCAAAAGTACCGGAAGGACTAAAGAAACGTCCACGTGCTACAAAGAAGGTTGGTATGAAGTATAAAGGCGATGCCAGCCGGCTTAATGATCTTGTGCGCGCTACCATGATCTTCAAAAGCTACAAGGACATGAAAGATTCGGGAGGCCATGCTTTGTACGACATACTTCGTTTCTTTGATGAGGATCAGAATGCAACGAAATTTACTCCACCTACTCCTCAAAAACAGCAAAAGATGCTGCAGCAAATGACCAAAATCAAAAAACATATTACCAGGAACGCATATTTAAGCGTCAATAAAGGATATCAGCGTGTTGTAAAAAGCGTCATTAAAGACTTGAGGAATGGTGATGGTACAATTACCATTAACAACCGAAAAGATATAGACCTGCTCAGGGAGATCAGTTATGCCTGGTACAAAAAGGCGGATGATAAAATGTCTGCCTCAGGGCAAATGATTGTAAGAGGGGGATCACTGATAGAAAGATCAACTACCTACGAACATTAGTAGTAATGACCCCATTCTCAGCAGAGTCTTTCGTGAATCTCGCGAAGGGCTCTGTGCTTTACCCACAAAGTACAGCTTTTAAATATTCAATGCTCAAATATCAACACCATAGCTGACCTTAACTTTGTCCATCACCACATGGGTATAGAAGTGCTTTAAATTAGGGTTATCCATTAGCTGCCTTTTAGAGAACTCTTCAAAGTGCTGCATGTCCTTTACATTGACGATCAGTACAAAATCATAAGTACCCGTAACATAATAACATTGGGTAACTTCTACGCACTGCTGTATGCTCGCCTTGAATTTATCGATGGCCTTTGAGCTCCCCTCGTGAAGTACCACATCCACTACGCAGGTAATCCCAACACCTACAGCCTTGGGGGAAATAATGGATACATCGGCTTCAATAATTTTTTCCTTTCTAAGTTTTGCTATCCTACGCTGAACGGCACTTTGACTTAAATTGACCTCTACACTTATCTCCTCAGCAGTTAGCTTATTGTTTTGTTGCAGTAATCTTAATATCCCTCTATCGTACTCATCCAGCATATGCATAATTTGTTTATTTACATGTCAATAATAGGGTAAAATATGCATTTACACGCCATATCTGCCCTGTTTAATCTGTCAAGCGCCTTTAATTTTGCGCTTCGCATAAAACACTTATGTATGGAAAGCATTCACAGCACCAAAGCCCCAAAAGCAATTGGGCCATATGCCCAGGCAATACGCTCCGGAAATCTTTTGTTTTGTTCGGGCAAGACTCCAATAAATCCGCAGGCCATGGAAATTGAAGGAAATGACATTCAGACGCTGACCCAAAGGGTGCTCAAAAACCTTGAGGCAGTTTTAAACGAGGCCGGTCTCACCTTACGTCATGTGATTAAAACCAATGTGTTTTTATCTGATATGCAATTATTCCCCGAAATGAACGAGACATATGAGATATGCTTTAATGGACATAAGCCAGCCTGTAGCACTGTAGCAGTCAAAGGGCTGCCCCTGAATGCCCTGATAGAAATAGAATTAATCGCAGAAATCAATTAAATATGACATTTATGAGTTCAGATCAAAAGATTATGCTTCCGGCAGGAAGTTCATTTTCAGTAGAAGAAGTACAAAGGTTCAGAAATGAAACAAAAGGCTGTAGTCATGTGGTGCACCTGAATAATGCAGGAGCAGGATTAATGCCGGATATCGTTACCCAGTCACAGCTTGATCATATAGCACTAGAGGCAGAAATAGGTGGTTATGAGGCCTCAGCTTTACGGGCAGATGGGATAAAAGAATTTTACACTCAAACGGCCCTGCTGCTAAATTGCTCGCCCCGAAATATCGCTTTTACAGCCAGTGCCACTGATGCCTATACGAGGGCATTGTCTTCTATTCCCTTTGAATCCGGAGATGTGATACTTACGGATAAAGATGATTTTGTTTCCAACCAGATCCAGTTCCTTTCTTTGCAAAAGCGGCTGGGGGTTAAGGTCGTTCATATCAACAATAGCCCAGGGGGTGGGGTAGATTTGCAGGATTTGGGCGAAAAGCTAAAAAAATACAACCCCAGGCTACTGGCGATAACACACATCCCAACCAATTCCGGACTGGTCCAGCCTGTAGATGAAATTGCAGAAATATTCAGTAGCTATTTAAAAGAGAGCAACCATACCACTTGGTATATTTTGGATGCCTGCCAGTCGGCCGGACAAATGAAGCTGGATGTGCAGAAGCTCCAGTGTCACTTTTTGAGCATGACATGCCGGAAATTTTTGAGAGGCCCGCGCGGTACTGGGGCTTTATACATTTCTGATGAGGCACTTGATGCTGGTCTGGAACCGATGTTTATCGATATGCGTGGCGCCACATGGACTGAACACAATACCTACAAGCAACAGCCCGATGCGGTACGCTATGAGGATTGGGAGTTTGCCTACTCCACGGTAATCGGAACCAAAGCAGCCATTGAATATTGCCGGAATATAGGAGAAGAAAGAATTGAGCAACAGGTAAGGCTCCTCTCTCAAATGCTAAGACAAAAGCTTCAGGAGATAGAAACAGATCGAATCCAGGTTTTGGATCGTGGCCCTGCCTTGGGAGGTCTGGTGACATTTACAGTTAACAATGGTAACCCACAAACTATTGTAAGTGAGCTGCTGAAAAGGAAAATAAACGTAGTGCCGAGCTACCGTGAATTTGGCATTTTTGATTTTGATGAAAAAGGAGTCAGTTGGGCAGTTAGGGCTTCCCCCCATTACTATAATACTCTGGATGAGCTGGATGTGCTTGTTAATAGCCTTAGCGAGATCATCAGGTAAGTCTACCTCAGTAGTTGCAACTCCAACCAGTCGCGGGTACAAACAGAACTAATGACGGCTTTACTAAACTTCTATAAGTTTGGTAAAGCTTGACTGTTCGCTAATACCGGCTGAGGGTAATAGCCTTAAAGCAGAGGTTGCCACCTTGCTGAGCGTCGCCTTTCCCGATAATGGTCTCCTGCCATAATTAAAGATTGTGCCTCCGAAGGCCGCAGAGTCCTCTACGAGAGACTCTACTGGGAAATAATATATAATCCGGCCTTAATATAATAGCATTGTGCCCCTTCAAAGGGGGATTGGTGAGTAGTATGGGTGAAGTTTTGTCTTAAAAATTAAGTTATTGTAAATCCGGATTGCGTTTTATTCTTATGGGGAGAATAACCTTTGATTTCACTTCAATCCCTTTCATTTTTGCCGGTTTGAACCTAAAGTCTAACTCCTGTAATTGACCTTCAACAAATTTATCAATTGCTGTTTCTATTCCTTTGACGATGTTCTTTTCCAGTAAGGAACCATCTTTTCCTATGACAAATTCAAAATAGATCTTCCCTTCAATATCCTTGAATTTATTGCCTTTTTTGGCAATTTTATCATTAATGAACTGGTCGATAGAATCCAAACTAATTAACAACTCTGGCTGCTCTTCAGCTATTATATAGGCAAAATCAGAGGATAGCAGCTCCTCCCGTTCCTCTTCAGTGATCTTAATTTCAAGGGGTTCTTCCACATACCAACTCCGCCAGATTCCCTTGCTCTGAAGCCTTTCATATTCTTTGCAAAGTTTGGGTGTAAGTTGAGCCACTTTATCATAGAAAGGCTTGATCAATTCCGAATATCTTTGAGTTCCAAGTTCCTCAA
This region of Fulvivirga ulvae genomic DNA includes:
- a CDS encoding eCIS core domain-containing protein, which produces MKDNLSSSSTPGNRLAGNKSSLDNDMGSKNSLNRSSLDQAGLPVQRQAVSKNNNTGLPDNLKSGIENLSGHSMDDVKVHYNSDKPAQLQAHAYAQGTDIHLASGQEQHLPHEAWHVVQQKQGRVQATTQLKGVSINNNAGLEKEADVMGAKALDTESAVGGKSVQKGRMASSTSPVQRITKDEFDQQVTDQDLFDKSGSFYKDVNNNDIDKGKAWAIIKKHAGKNLKQLNKDQAIDIIHHLHRDQVSRDKKGKMHQNTHDMDQLYDRAELVHQHFEKEIKKLGKRYGAIEAKVPEGLKKRPRATKKVGMKYKGDASRLNDLVRATMIFKSYKDMKDSGGHALYDILRFFDEDQNATKFTPPTPQKQQKMLQQMTKIKKHITRNAYLSVNKGYQRVVKSVIKDLRNGDGTITINNRKDIDLLREISYAWYKKADDKMSASGQMIVRGGSLIERSTTYEH
- a CDS encoding SPL family radical SAM protein, with product MPKEIEVKSILNKTKKRDSWFLDDYTVNLYSSCSFNCLYCYIRGSKYGTNLEQSLSVKTNAIEVLDKQLFNRAKKGQYGYIVLSSATDPYLQVEKKYELTLQALEVISRHRFPVHIITKSDLVVRDFDLLHKIDQNAILPHDLQSSPGRGTLISFSFSTLDEKVAGIFEKGATKPSKRLKALEKAIREGFHTGVSLMPLLPFISDTTENLTLFFSTFKALNVSYILPATLTLFGNGSADSKTLVMKAIRAHFPELEERYIRFFQEGYQMPAYYQKAFAEKMKELCDEYKIPGSITAPGKPY
- a CDS encoding type IA DNA topoisomerase, which encodes MKVCIAEKPSVAREIAQVIGANARKEGYFEGNGYQVTWTFGHFCTLYAPEDYQPHWKRWDLNTLPMLPERFETKLMKDGGVKKQFNVIKSLLQKASVVINCGDAGQEGELIQRWVIKEAKYEGEVQRLWISSLTTEAIKAGFEKLKPAQEFDNLFYAGSSRAIGDWLLGMNATRLYTLKYGGFKQVLSIGRVQTPTLAMLVNRHYEIENFVPQPYWELQTIYRETKFNNTTGKFFSKEEGEELLNKVTGKDLVITGVEKKDGKEYAPKLFDLTGLQVYCNNKFGFTAEITLKLIQGLYEKKVVTYPRVDTTFLPNDMYPKIPGILQGLSDYANYTAPILGKKIRKSTKVFNDNKVTDHHAIIPTGEQKPLSPDEQKVYDIITRRFIAVFYPDCKVAKTEVNAEVEGVKFVARGKEILDEGWRALFPKENKKSSSDDDDENNEDDEGILPSFEKGESGPHEPSFVEKTTKPPKNYTEASLLRAMETAGKQVDDEELRDLMKANGIGRPSTRASIIETLFKRKYTQRRKKQVLPTEMGIQLINTIRNKQLKSAELTGHWEKKLKEIEQGEFGAGQFIANMKKMVDDLVSEVRQEAGKPIVAAPKAGANKKATKKNTSKGMKCPKCSSGNMLKGKSSYGCSEWKAGCNMRVPFTFMSKKFTDKQVQRLLDKKATTKLKGFVLNGEKVEGVVKLTETFELELENKTRPKAPKPANNGMPACPRCGKGTLIKGKTAYGCSQWKAGCDFRYSFADIKSKANGRPLTKELVLQIISS
- a CDS encoding tyrosine-type recombinase/integrase; its protein translation is MATLALRLDNRNKKSKIFPVVIRLTHKGVPKRISTGLKHLESEWDFKNNKVKSSYENSTRANRQLYNKLSIAEDVLTRYSFHLKDMTVYNVADAIAKAISDEAETKSSEPAMVGRTTLFAYGKKIEQMYRQSKQYSSARMCKYSVDEVLKYHGNNRLLITEIDEMFIYGFDAVCKNRNLQTSTISIILRYIRRIYNLAIKDRSTEVGREHYPFGQLGYSIKKGESNKRAVKDDYIQIIKELSYPPDTKVWHARNYMLFMFYLRGMNFADLAHLTRDCIAEGRLRYKRRKTKRGANVKEFNFSIPPEAQAILDYYLKEKRPGNLIFPVLEDVIEDPDGEVIHKKYATRLSSFNQLLAKIGNAADLPIRLSSYVIRHTFAMAGKNKGVSKAVIGDMLGHTDYATTEAYFSEFEQEVMDDAASVIFG
- a CDS encoding 7TM diverse intracellular signaling domain-containing protein; its protein translation is MQIARFLLFFLLIFPASLAVTGQIIALDPEVDEQIIPINQLQIYEDPLNNVDFDQVRRNPRLFYMKPDFTPKDYNTASAYWVKLTLKIPEHHNEHWLLEFYDQSIDHVEAYIPQPNGGFKKLVMGDMYDFDQKPFQHKNFEIPLNSNLSGLQTFYFQIRSHAYADIRIAVRTIDRFIYYALNEYFLYGIFYGMILIISLYNLLIFSAIREVKYLYYTFYILSVGVYAMCVDGIAYQYLWPGWPAWNQIAYGAALFSLIFWAVIFGQRFLNTKRRARKLHRIINVVLIMRSVLFAYALVFDQTLFEWRNIEIIPLSLIFYAGIHVLIRGYKPARFFVMAYGILFLGFLFKALLNLSIVPFGIISYYSLHIGFLLEMLFLTFALSDRVRILKDNRDRALKRIIIQHQENVKLKDKVNRELEDLVARRTTQLQEKNLQLEEANNKMIEQAKEINKINSMLDLDNWKLKNNIKEILQDRLVNKNLTLEQFNKIFPDPISCFKFLERLKWSEGYECSKCGNNKYSPGHTKFSRRCSKCGYDESVTSNTVFHRIKFPIEKAFYILYITNNRQNSYTLDELSEILDLRRNTIWNFKKKIESVYDTAENEGKSVLIHDLFSAHLGD